In Tautonia rosea, one DNA window encodes the following:
- a CDS encoding PulJ/GspJ family protein, with the protein MTRTTRRRFQRHGFTLIEMAIATALTGMLGVLCLLSWKAFGVPAVDSYYRSRLAGEAIMAAASLSADLGGSLPPFSGPTGDREDHRLVGWRSEHGNLELWYDSGQDPVDPDPEEAPSIFSEPNHAIVYSFQYPLDSSRGVLVRSDSRSGTSSVVATDLASMEIDIPYGSEERMILTLEFEYRIFKQTHSRFYTFEAILP; encoded by the coding sequence ATGACGCGAACGACGCGAAGACGATTTCAACGTCATGGTTTCACGCTGATTGAGATGGCGATTGCCACGGCCTTGACCGGCATGCTTGGTGTCCTCTGCCTGCTCTCGTGGAAGGCCTTCGGAGTGCCCGCGGTTGATTCGTACTACCGGAGCCGACTGGCAGGCGAAGCCATCATGGCCGCGGCCTCGTTGTCCGCCGATCTGGGTGGCTCGCTCCCGCCATTCAGCGGACCGACGGGTGATCGTGAGGATCATCGCCTGGTCGGATGGCGATCCGAGCACGGCAACCTGGAACTCTGGTACGACAGTGGGCAGGACCCCGTCGACCCGGATCCCGAGGAAGCGCCTTCAATCTTCTCGGAACCAAATCACGCAATTGTTTACTCGTTTCAGTATCCATTGGATTCGTCACGAGGTGTGCTCGTTCGCTCCGATTCGAGATCGGGAACATCGTCGGTCGTCGCCACGGATCTTGCATCGATGGAGATCGACATCCCGTATGGGTCTGAGGAGCGCATGATCCTGACGCTCGAATTTGAGTATCGCATCTTCAAGCAAACTCATTCCCGGTTCTACACGTTTGAGGCGATTCTCCCGTGA
- a CDS encoding DUF5658 family protein — MDNTPENRNGFVERRKRRTRPWDCFSSPGRRRSHRRQEDLGPFSFVDRYDKSLGVMILLLLILTLTDGVLTMILIDLFCEEANPLMAVLIEQGPMTFVLGKYLMTAVCLPILLVFQHYRMFGSCFRVRHFFPIFIALYLSLLVYQIHLLKKTSEALERRSIPTFATVSERFPDPNNTICFSFDAQVG; from the coding sequence GTGGACAACACCCCTGAGAACCGAAACGGCTTCGTCGAGCGTCGGAAGCGACGAACACGCCCCTGGGATTGCTTCTCGTCGCCGGGCCGTCGTCGGAGCCATCGACGGCAAGAGGATCTCGGCCCGTTCTCGTTCGTCGATCGCTACGACAAATCGCTCGGCGTGATGATCCTTTTACTTCTGATCCTGACGCTCACTGATGGCGTGCTGACGATGATTCTCATCGATCTCTTCTGTGAAGAGGCGAACCCCCTCATGGCGGTCCTGATCGAACAGGGGCCGATGACCTTTGTTCTGGGCAAGTACCTGATGACGGCTGTCTGCCTACCAATTCTTTTGGTCTTTCAGCACTATCGGATGTTCGGCTCGTGCTTTCGGGTCCGGCACTTCTTTCCCATCTTCATCGCGCTTTACCTGTCGCTGCTTGTCTATCAGATCCATTTGCTGAAGAAAACGTCAGAGGCTTTGGAGCGGCGTTCAATCCCCACGTTCGCCACCGTCTCGGAACGATTCCCAGATCCGAACAACACAATCTGCTTCTCCTTCGATGCTCAAGTTGGGTGA
- a CDS encoding DUF1501 domain-containing protein produces MDRRDFLSWARNGLASAASASLLLRDGTLRAGISDVSEASEAIPPHFSPRASRAIHICLCGAMSHLDSFDYKPELIRAHGQSLVSDERPDVFFGQVGRLRAPDWTYRPRGQSGLMISDLFPTLAELADELTIIRSMYAETSNHTPAMFQENTGFRLNGFPALGSWLSYGLGSEADDLPAFVVIPDTRELPAGGAIHWSNGFLPAQHQGVMIRSEGAPIEDLFPDRPVDPDAERASRALIDAMNQDHLASRSGDDAFAARIRAYELAARMQTAVPEVADLASERSETLALYGIDRPESAEFGRSCLLARRLLERGVRFVQLFSGGTFGSPRRNWDGHEDVRQNHGQEALRIDRPVAGLLRDLRRRGLLDDTIVLFTTEFGRTPFTQSAADVVGTGRDHNQYGFSVWLAGAGLNPGIAYGSTDELGWKAVESPVHWNDFHATVLHLLGLDHERLTYYHNGIQRRLTNVHGRVLRDLLV; encoded by the coding sequence ATGGACCGTCGCGATTTCTTGAGCTGGGCTCGAAACGGTTTGGCCTCCGCGGCCTCGGCGTCGCTCTTGCTCCGAGACGGCACGCTGCGGGCCGGGATATCGGACGTGTCCGAAGCGTCTGAGGCGATCCCTCCGCATTTTTCCCCCCGAGCCTCCCGGGCCATCCACATCTGCCTCTGCGGGGCGATGAGTCATCTTGACTCATTTGATTACAAGCCGGAGTTGATCCGTGCGCACGGCCAGTCGCTGGTCTCTGATGAGCGGCCCGACGTGTTCTTCGGGCAGGTCGGCCGCCTGAGGGCGCCGGACTGGACGTACCGACCACGCGGTCAGAGCGGACTGATGATCTCCGACCTGTTCCCCACGCTCGCCGAGCTGGCCGATGAGCTGACGATCATCCGGTCGATGTATGCCGAGACGTCGAATCACACGCCCGCCATGTTCCAGGAGAATACCGGCTTCCGGCTCAACGGATTCCCTGCGCTCGGCTCGTGGCTCTCTTATGGCCTCGGGTCGGAGGCTGATGACCTTCCTGCCTTCGTTGTCATTCCCGACACCCGGGAACTCCCTGCAGGCGGGGCGATCCACTGGTCCAATGGGTTCCTTCCGGCCCAGCATCAGGGGGTGATGATCCGATCCGAAGGGGCACCGATCGAGGACCTTTTCCCCGATCGCCCAGTGGATCCCGACGCCGAACGCGCCTCCCGAGCGCTCATCGATGCCATGAACCAGGACCACCTCGCCTCCCGATCGGGAGACGACGCCTTCGCTGCCCGGATCCGGGCCTACGAACTGGCCGCCCGCATGCAAACCGCTGTGCCCGAGGTCGCGGATCTTGCCTCCGAACGGTCCGAAACCCTGGCCCTTTACGGCATCGACCGCCCCGAATCGGCCGAGTTCGGTCGTTCCTGCCTGCTGGCCCGACGGCTCCTCGAACGGGGCGTCCGGTTCGTTCAGCTCTTTTCCGGAGGGACCTTCGGCAGCCCCCGACGCAACTGGGATGGTCACGAGGACGTCCGGCAGAACCACGGGCAGGAAGCCTTGCGGATCGATCGGCCGGTCGCCGGGTTACTCCGCGATCTTCGCCGCCGAGGCCTGCTTGACGACACGATTGTCCTGTTCACCACCGAGTTTGGGCGGACGCCCTTCACGCAGTCAGCCGCCGATGTGGTTGGCACCGGCCGTGATCACAATCAATACGGCTTCTCCGTCTGGCTCGCCGGCGCTGGCCTGAACCCAGGAATCGCCTACGGTTCGACCGACGAACTCGGCTGGAAAGCCGTCGAATCCCCCGTCCACTGGAACGACTTCCACGCCACCGTGCTCCACCTGCTCGGGCTCGACCACGAACGGCTGACCTACTACCACAACGGCATCCAGCGCCGCTTGACCAACGTCCACGGCCGAGTCCTCCGCGACCTGCTGGTCTGA
- a CDS encoding DUF4058 family protein produces the protein MPLRDHFRPPLDQLMSWDGVHGGWPMKIVDHLGPRLPGRYVAAPHIHLGSSIEVAVATFDRPEAGAEPFAGPDEGGGTATATATATMTATWAPPKPTLAIMADVPKADEYEVRVYDTRRGRRLVAAVELVSPSNEDRPEHRRAFVTKCAAMLAEGVCVAIVDVVTTRAVNLYGELLAMIGHADPMLGHDPPLISAASCRWIRRGGTRVFESWAYPLELGKQLPTLPLWLAPELAVPLDLEASYEDTCRALRIP, from the coding sequence ATGCCGCTGCGCGACCATTTTCGCCCACCACTGGATCAGCTCATGTCGTGGGACGGGGTCCATGGAGGCTGGCCCATGAAGATCGTGGACCACCTCGGCCCAAGGCTGCCCGGCCGGTATGTGGCCGCACCACACATCCACCTGGGATCGTCAATCGAGGTGGCCGTGGCGACCTTCGATCGGCCCGAGGCAGGGGCGGAACCCTTTGCCGGACCGGACGAAGGCGGCGGGACGGCAACGGCGACCGCCACGGCGACGATGACCGCGACCTGGGCGCCGCCGAAGCCGACGCTGGCGATCATGGCCGACGTGCCGAAGGCGGACGAATACGAGGTGCGCGTCTATGACACCCGGAGAGGGCGTCGGCTGGTGGCGGCGGTCGAACTGGTCAGCCCTTCGAACGAGGACCGGCCGGAGCACCGCCGGGCGTTCGTAACCAAGTGCGCGGCGATGCTGGCCGAGGGGGTCTGCGTGGCGATCGTCGACGTCGTCACGACCCGGGCGGTCAACCTGTATGGCGAACTCCTGGCAATGATCGGCCATGCCGACCCGATGCTCGGGCACGATCCCCCCTTGATCTCGGCCGCCTCGTGCCGATGGATCCGGCGCGGCGGCACCCGCGTTTTCGAATCCTGGGCCTACCCGCTGGAACTCGGCAAGCAACTGCCAACCTTGCCGCTCTGGCTGGCGCCCGAGCTGGCCGTACCGCTCGACCTGGAAGCCAGCTACGAGGACACCTGTCGAGCGCTGCGCATCCCGTGA
- a CDS encoding DUF1553 domain-containing protein — MRLALIFAATLSYGSVAIGQPDPPPEFEFDQSVAPILTTRCLDCHAGPDPKGGLDLSRKAGALKGGHSGPAVSPGDLDESLLWIVVEDGLMPPDDPLPEEEAERLRAWIERGAPWGSDPIDPFTASTDHRAGRDWWSLAPLRRPDLTVLAHSEEATPIDAMILDRLDREGLQPLEMADRRTLIRRVTFDLTGLPPEPDAVEAFVADDRADAYDRLVDRLLASPQYGVRWARAWLDLARFGESNGFEHDEFRPDAWRYRDWVVQALNADMPYDRFARLQLAGDLLAPDDPSAIEATGFLVAGSYDSVGQGQQSEAMRKVVRQDELEDLVSTVSQTFLGLTVHCARCHDHKFDPIPQADYYRMASALDGVRHGVRDLSAIDPELVADRRSFAEISDRLRTLEEPIRERLRGRALSESLDAIPAPAARWDFDRGPTDLQGGLPGSLRGGARLDGESLVVDGSSGYLASAPLTEDLGVKTLEAWVQLDTLSQRGGGVVSVQTLDGQTFDAIVFGEQEEGHWMAGSDGFSRTKSFEGPPEVEADRRFVHLALVYEADGTITAYRDGQPYGSPYRSSGLKTFKAGEAQVVFGLRHGNPGGNRMLAGQIARAAVYGCAMTAEEVAASFHQGAPIDPRAIAEALPADLRRVREDLLAERDRVQDRLARPRKAYAVAPRQPEASRLLIRGDPASPGEVVAPGGLSAINAVPSTFGIDPEAPDAERRTRLATWISHPENPLFARVIVNRIWQAYFGTGLIATPSDFGFNGGHPSHPEVLDWLASDLIEHDWSLKHLHRRILSSSAYRRASRFDPESVRIDAENRLLWRNPAKRLDAEMVRDAMLAVSGVLDPAIDGPGFRDFEIARAEGTITTHYLPTDPMGPGEHRRTLFRTWARGGRSGFLDALDCPDPSTTAPVRTVTNTPLQALAMLNNTMVLDLSEWFADRLKSEAGPDLKARIDLAYLLALSRLPSQEERSRAAEVAREHGLATVCRALFNSNEFLFID, encoded by the coding sequence ATGCGCCTTGCCCTGATCTTCGCGGCGACCCTGTCGTACGGCTCGGTCGCGATCGGTCAGCCGGACCCGCCGCCGGAGTTCGAGTTCGATCAATCAGTCGCCCCGATCCTGACCACTCGCTGCCTCGACTGCCACGCCGGTCCAGACCCGAAAGGCGGGCTCGATCTGTCTCGCAAGGCAGGAGCGCTCAAGGGCGGCCACAGCGGCCCGGCCGTCTCGCCGGGCGACCTCGACGAGAGCCTTCTCTGGATCGTGGTGGAGGACGGTCTCATGCCGCCCGACGATCCCTTGCCGGAAGAGGAGGCCGAACGGCTGCGGGCCTGGATTGAACGCGGAGCCCCCTGGGGATCGGACCCGATCGACCCCTTCACTGCCTCGACCGATCACAGGGCGGGGCGCGATTGGTGGTCGCTGGCGCCGCTCCGACGACCGGACCTCACGGTGTTGGCTCACTCGGAGGAAGCAACCCCGATCGATGCGATGATCCTCGATCGCCTCGACCGGGAAGGACTCCAACCGCTTGAGATGGCCGATCGTCGCACGCTCATCCGTCGCGTGACGTTTGATCTGACTGGCCTGCCTCCCGAGCCAGATGCGGTCGAGGCGTTCGTCGCCGACGACCGGGCCGACGCCTATGATCGCCTGGTGGATCGGCTGCTGGCATCTCCTCAGTACGGGGTCCGATGGGCGCGGGCCTGGCTCGACCTGGCCCGCTTCGGCGAGAGCAACGGCTTCGAGCACGACGAATTCCGGCCCGACGCCTGGCGCTACCGCGACTGGGTCGTGCAGGCGCTGAACGCCGACATGCCCTACGACCGCTTCGCCCGCCTCCAACTCGCCGGCGATCTGCTGGCCCCCGACGATCCGAGCGCAATCGAGGCGACCGGCTTCCTGGTGGCGGGTTCCTACGACTCCGTCGGCCAGGGGCAACAGAGCGAGGCCATGCGGAAGGTGGTGCGTCAGGACGAGCTGGAAGATCTCGTCAGTACCGTCTCGCAGACCTTCCTCGGTCTGACGGTCCACTGCGCCCGGTGCCACGACCACAAGTTCGACCCGATTCCCCAGGCGGATTACTACCGAATGGCCTCGGCGCTCGACGGGGTCCGCCACGGGGTCCGCGACCTTTCGGCAATCGACCCGGAACTCGTGGCCGACCGCCGCAGCTTCGCGGAGATCTCCGATCGCTTGCGGACCCTGGAAGAGCCGATCCGAGAACGATTGCGAGGTCGAGCTCTCTCCGAATCGCTCGATGCGATTCCCGCTCCCGCGGCTCGGTGGGACTTCGATCGCGGCCCGACCGATCTGCAGGGAGGTCTACCCGGATCGCTTCGGGGCGGTGCGCGGCTCGACGGCGAGAGCCTGGTCGTCGATGGATCCTCCGGCTATCTCGCCTCGGCCCCGTTGACGGAGGATCTCGGGGTCAAAACCCTGGAAGCCTGGGTCCAGCTCGACACCCTCTCGCAGCGCGGCGGCGGGGTCGTGAGCGTGCAGACGCTCGACGGCCAGACGTTCGACGCGATCGTCTTCGGCGAACAGGAGGAGGGGCACTGGATGGCCGGCAGCGACGGCTTTTCCCGGACGAAATCATTCGAAGGCCCTCCTGAGGTCGAGGCCGACCGCCGCTTCGTTCATCTTGCGCTCGTTTACGAGGCCGACGGCACAATCACGGCCTATCGCGATGGCCAACCGTATGGCTCCCCCTACCGATCCTCCGGCCTGAAGACGTTCAAGGCCGGCGAGGCTCAGGTTGTCTTCGGCCTCCGGCACGGAAACCCGGGGGGCAACCGGATGCTCGCCGGTCAGATCGCCCGCGCCGCGGTGTATGGTTGTGCGATGACGGCTGAGGAAGTCGCCGCCTCCTTCCATCAGGGTGCCCCGATCGATCCGAGAGCGATTGCCGAGGCCCTGCCAGCCGACCTCCGCCGAGTCCGCGAAGACCTCCTTGCTGAACGTGACCGGGTCCAGGATCGCCTGGCCAGGCCTCGCAAGGCCTATGCGGTCGCGCCTCGGCAGCCGGAAGCGTCTCGTCTCTTGATCCGGGGCGATCCCGCCAGCCCGGGCGAGGTCGTTGCTCCCGGCGGCCTCTCGGCAATCAACGCGGTTCCAAGCACGTTTGGGATCGATCCTGAGGCTCCCGATGCGGAGCGCAGAACCCGCCTGGCCACCTGGATCAGCCACCCGGAGAACCCTTTGTTTGCCCGGGTGATCGTCAACCGAATCTGGCAGGCGTACTTCGGCACCGGGCTGATCGCGACCCCCAGCGATTTCGGATTCAACGGGGGTCATCCCTCGCATCCTGAGGTGCTCGACTGGCTCGCGAGCGATCTGATCGAGCACGACTGGAGCCTCAAGCACCTGCACCGCCGCATCCTGTCGTCCTCGGCCTACCGGCGAGCCTCGCGGTTCGACCCTGAATCGGTCCGGATCGACGCCGAGAACCGCCTCCTCTGGCGGAACCCGGCGAAGCGGCTGGACGCCGAGATGGTCCGCGATGCGATGCTCGCCGTCTCCGGGGTGCTCGATCCGGCGATCGATGGGCCGGGGTTTCGCGATTTCGAAATCGCCCGAGCTGAAGGGACCATTACTACCCACTACCTGCCAACCGATCCGATGGGTCCAGGGGAGCATCGCCGGACTCTGTTCCGTACCTGGGCTCGGGGGGGGCGCAGCGGCTTCCTCGACGCCCTGGACTGCCCCGACCCGTCGACGACCGCACCGGTCCGGACCGTGACCAACACACCGCTTCAGGCCCTGGCGATGCTGAACAACACGATGGTGCTTGACCTGTCTGAATGGTTCGCCGATCGGCTGAAGTCTGAGGCAGGACCCGACCTCAAGGCCCGGATCGACCTGGCCTACTTGCTTGCGCTGAGCCGCCTTCCTTCGCAGGAGGAGCGATCCCGAGCGGCTGAGGTCGCCAGGGAACACGGTCTTGCCACCGTCTGCCGAGCGCTGTTCAACAGTAACGAATTTCTGTTCATTGATTAA
- a CDS encoding VanZ family protein, which translates to MAGRGSRPLGVSWYAVLAVGLLVLTVYGSIIPLRFQPMPYEEAIARYRAATQFDPTLLFARGDWVVNGFQYALLSFCLTAALSVDLRAIFRLVAVVVVIPIGFLLASWLEFLQVYFPPRTVSVNDLIVEGTGIVAGALAWLTFGQPLTNWLRRFWEMKGLAGLARQALPLYVAVVLVFSLIPFDFVVDTDELVAKARQGRIALTPFGHLLSGGTKAWVGLLIHLATFVPLGALAAWVSRSWFLRWTWVLTLGLVSTVVIEVLQLFVYTRYCDVTDILTGTAAVMIGWWVALSIRDRQAAIRLGGTGLHDAWEVLHTTILKGHRLSWTAAVLGVLWVGLLIAVSWQPFTFSTDPEQFRQSDADLSDENTRVFGLRRMNWAPFIDYYWNSRYGALDQILSRSLSFAPIGVVFALAFGRKARWGMATTLIVAVLVGGIIEVGQYFIPERHPGTTDLLIQVFGACLGFALARHIIKALGPDQEAVGEARYHYGAVGARPSRVSSGSPFRKFVPRREGAGPIAAGWQRLTHQAPEGLSRVAIAFDRWFEPLSYPLKVIIISATAALLTVGLVVIAERLGLI; encoded by the coding sequence ATGGCAGGTCGGGGATCAAGGCCGCTCGGCGTCTCCTGGTATGCCGTGCTGGCGGTAGGCCTGCTGGTACTGACAGTCTACGGGTCGATCATTCCGCTCCGGTTTCAACCGATGCCGTACGAGGAAGCGATCGCCCGCTATCGGGCGGCGACCCAGTTCGACCCGACCCTACTCTTTGCCCGGGGAGACTGGGTGGTCAACGGGTTCCAGTATGCCCTGCTGAGTTTCTGTCTGACCGCGGCCTTGAGTGTCGACCTCCGAGCGATTTTCCGACTCGTGGCGGTGGTGGTGGTCATCCCGATCGGATTCCTGCTTGCGTCATGGCTGGAGTTCCTGCAGGTCTATTTTCCTCCCCGGACCGTCTCGGTGAACGACCTGATCGTCGAGGGCACCGGGATCGTGGCCGGTGCCCTCGCCTGGCTGACGTTCGGACAACCGCTGACGAACTGGTTGCGGCGCTTCTGGGAGATGAAGGGGCTCGCCGGCCTGGCGCGCCAGGCCTTACCGCTTTATGTCGCGGTCGTGCTTGTGTTCAGTCTGATCCCATTTGACTTCGTGGTCGACACTGATGAACTGGTCGCGAAGGCTCGACAGGGACGAATCGCGCTCACCCCGTTCGGCCACCTCCTGTCAGGGGGGACCAAGGCCTGGGTTGGGCTTCTGATCCACCTGGCCACGTTTGTTCCCCTCGGGGCCCTGGCTGCTTGGGTTTCAAGATCGTGGTTCCTGCGGTGGACCTGGGTGCTCACGTTGGGATTGGTAAGCACGGTCGTGATCGAGGTCTTGCAACTTTTTGTCTACACCCGTTATTGCGATGTGACCGACATCCTGACGGGTACTGCCGCAGTGATGATCGGCTGGTGGGTTGCCCTGTCGATCCGAGACCGCCAGGCCGCGATCCGCCTCGGAGGCACGGGACTGCACGATGCCTGGGAAGTCCTTCACACGACCATCCTGAAAGGCCACCGCCTTTCGTGGACGGCAGCGGTGCTGGGAGTGCTCTGGGTTGGGCTCCTGATCGCGGTGTCCTGGCAGCCGTTCACGTTTTCCACCGATCCGGAGCAGTTCCGTCAGTCCGACGCGGACCTGAGCGACGAGAACACGAGGGTCTTTGGCCTGCGTCGGATGAACTGGGCTCCCTTCATCGACTACTACTGGAATAGCCGCTACGGAGCCCTCGATCAGATCCTGTCACGGTCCCTCTCCTTCGCGCCGATCGGCGTGGTCTTCGCGCTAGCGTTCGGGCGGAAGGCGCGATGGGGGATGGCCACGACGCTGATCGTGGCGGTCCTGGTGGGGGGAATCATCGAGGTGGGGCAGTACTTCATCCCCGAGCGGCACCCTGGGACGACCGACCTGCTCATCCAGGTCTTCGGGGCCTGCCTCGGTTTTGCGTTGGCGAGGCATATCATCAAGGCTCTCGGTCCGGACCAGGAAGCCGTGGGGGAGGCTCGCTACCACTACGGGGCCGTGGGCGCCCGACCATCGAGAGTCAGCTCGGGATCGCCCTTCCGAAAGTTCGTTCCGCGTCGTGAGGGTGCGGGGCCGATTGCTGCGGGGTGGCAACGGTTGACTCATCAGGCTCCGGAGGGCTTGAGCCGAGTGGCGATCGCATTTGACCGTTGGTTCGAGCCGCTGTCTTATCCGCTGAAGGTGATCATCATCTCGGCCACGGCCGCATTGTTGACCGTGGGCCTGGTCGTGATCGCCGAACGATTGGGGTTGATCTGA
- a CDS encoding cation-transporting P-type ATPase: MDDQHPKTWHHLAANEVVTQWESHAERGLADRLISERRQRYGRNILTPARGQGPLVRFLLQFHQPLVYILLVATIVTLALEEYIEAAVIFGVVLINAVVGFVQEGKALKAIEALGKTLVAEATVIRDGRKVRIDSTEIVPGDLVLLQSGDKVPADLRLLRTRDLQIAEAAFTGESVPVEKASATLPEAVPLADRTNMAYASTLVTFGQGSGVVVATGDHTEVGRISQLMASVEELQTPLTRRIAQFSKILVVIILALAAINFAFGLVRGQEPVYLFMASVALAVAAIPEGLPAAVTIILAIGVGRMAQRRAIIRKLPAVETLGSTTVICSDKTGTLTQNQMTVTSIVAASEHFPVMGVGYDPEGFIQAPVGEQAMLDPSEVVQLSVNDLHRRVTLLECLRAGALCNDSQLVQKEHGWDIQGDPTEGALLVVAAKAGLKPEVLHEENPRVDSIPFESDHQYMATLHDQGLDRPRVVYAKGSVEAILQRCDSAMDAVARPHPLIAEEIHTQVSELAARGLRVLAFARKELAAETSKIEHEDLRSGLTFLGLQAMIDPPRPEALEAIRMCQSAGVRVKMITGDHALTASAIAGQLGLEQGTSSSTASLDLPRAITGQELHQYSEEELIDVADETAVFARVAPEQKLRLVRALQASGHVVAMTGDGVNDAPALKQADIGVAMGKAGTDVARESSDMVLTDDNFASIEAAVEEGRGVFDNLTKFIVWTLPTNGGEGLVIMAAVLLSTKLPISPVQILWVNMTTAIMLGMMLAFEPKERGIMDRPPRDPQSSILNKNLLKRIAFVSLLLLIGAFGLFEWMIEFRGASLAEAQTVTASVFVIGELFYLFNCRSLTRSMFQIGVFSNKAAIGGAIGMLVLQVLFAHAPPMNQLFGTAPLSWGVWLLIVAFGVALYTIVEIEKYLVGYILQGDSFKPIPHHHETPGSDHGRSSSQD; this comes from the coding sequence ATGGACGATCAACACCCAAAGACGTGGCATCATCTGGCTGCCAATGAGGTCGTCACACAGTGGGAGAGCCACGCCGAGCGAGGTCTGGCGGACCGTCTGATCTCGGAGCGTCGGCAGCGATATGGTCGCAACATCCTCACGCCGGCCCGAGGTCAAGGGCCGCTCGTCCGGTTCTTGCTTCAGTTTCACCAGCCCTTGGTGTACATCCTGCTGGTGGCAACGATTGTCACCTTGGCGCTTGAGGAGTATATCGAGGCTGCCGTCATCTTCGGGGTTGTCCTGATCAATGCCGTGGTCGGCTTCGTTCAGGAAGGCAAGGCTCTCAAAGCCATCGAGGCGCTGGGAAAAACCCTGGTCGCTGAAGCCACGGTGATCCGGGACGGCCGCAAGGTACGCATCGATTCCACCGAGATTGTGCCGGGTGACCTCGTCTTGCTGCAATCCGGAGACAAGGTTCCAGCCGATCTGCGATTGCTCCGCACCCGAGATTTGCAGATCGCCGAGGCGGCGTTTACCGGCGAATCGGTCCCGGTGGAGAAGGCCAGTGCCACGTTGCCGGAAGCCGTTCCGCTGGCCGACCGCACGAACATGGCGTACGCCTCGACACTGGTAACGTTCGGTCAGGGATCCGGGGTGGTGGTGGCCACCGGCGACCACACCGAGGTCGGGCGGATCTCGCAGCTCATGGCATCGGTCGAGGAACTTCAGACTCCGCTCACGAGGCGGATTGCACAGTTCAGTAAGATCCTGGTCGTGATCATTCTGGCGCTGGCGGCGATCAACTTTGCCTTCGGTCTGGTTCGCGGACAGGAACCGGTCTATCTGTTCATGGCGTCGGTGGCCCTGGCGGTTGCGGCCATTCCCGAAGGACTCCCGGCGGCGGTCACGATTATCCTGGCCATCGGCGTCGGCCGGATGGCCCAGCGGCGGGCCATCATTCGCAAGCTTCCGGCGGTCGAAACCCTGGGAAGCACGACGGTGATCTGCTCGGACAAGACCGGGACGTTGACCCAGAACCAGATGACCGTCACCTCGATCGTGGCCGCCTCAGAGCATTTCCCGGTCATGGGGGTCGGCTACGATCCGGAGGGATTCATCCAGGCGCCAGTCGGCGAGCAAGCGATGCTCGATCCTTCAGAAGTCGTGCAACTGTCGGTCAACGACCTGCACCGACGAGTGACCCTGTTGGAATGCCTCCGCGCCGGTGCTCTTTGTAACGACTCGCAGTTGGTTCAGAAGGAACACGGGTGGGACATTCAGGGGGATCCGACCGAGGGAGCTCTCCTGGTCGTGGCCGCCAAGGCCGGCCTCAAACCAGAGGTTTTGCACGAGGAGAATCCCCGGGTCGATTCGATCCCGTTTGAATCCGATCATCAGTACATGGCAACGCTTCACGATCAAGGGCTTGATCGGCCCCGAGTGGTCTACGCCAAGGGATCGGTCGAGGCGATCTTGCAGCGGTGCGACTCGGCGATGGATGCGGTCGCTCGCCCTCACCCCTTGATCGCGGAGGAGATCCACACTCAGGTCAGCGAGCTCGCCGCGCGCGGACTCCGCGTTCTGGCCTTCGCGCGCAAGGAACTGGCGGCCGAGACCTCGAAGATCGAGCACGAAGATCTGCGATCGGGACTGACCTTCCTCGGTCTTCAGGCCATGATCGACCCGCCGCGCCCCGAGGCCCTGGAGGCGATCCGGATGTGCCAGTCGGCGGGGGTACGGGTCAAGATGATCACCGGCGACCACGCCCTGACCGCCTCGGCCATTGCTGGGCAGCTGGGACTGGAGCAGGGGACCTCGTCCTCGACCGCTTCGCTCGACCTTCCTCGGGCAATCACTGGCCAGGAACTCCACCAGTACTCCGAGGAGGAACTCATCGACGTGGCTGATGAGACGGCCGTCTTTGCCCGGGTGGCTCCCGAGCAGAAGCTTCGCCTCGTCCGGGCTTTGCAGGCCAGCGGTCACGTTGTGGCCATGACCGGCGACGGTGTGAATGATGCCCCTGCCTTGAAGCAAGCCGACATTGGCGTGGCCATGGGCAAGGCCGGCACTGACGTCGCCCGAGAATCGTCGGACATGGTGCTGACCGACGACAATTTCGCGTCGATCGAAGCGGCGGTCGAAGAAGGCCGAGGGGTCTTCGATAACCTCACCAAATTCATCGTCTGGACCTTGCCGACCAACGGCGGGGAAGGACTCGTGATCATGGCGGCGGTTCTGCTCAGCACCAAGTTGCCCATCTCTCCCGTGCAAATTCTTTGGGTCAACATGACCACGGCCATCATGCTGGGGATGATGTTGGCCTTCGAGCCGAAAGAACGCGGGATCATGGACCGCCCTCCCCGCGACCCGCAAAGCTCGATCCTCAACAAAAACCTGCTCAAGCGGATCGCCTTTGTGAGCCTCCTGTTGCTGATCGGTGCCTTCGGCCTCTTCGAGTGGATGATCGAGTTCCGGGGAGCGTCGCTGGCCGAAGCCCAGACGGTCACGGCAAGTGTCTTCGTGATTGGAGAGCTGTTTTATCTGTTCAATTGCCGGTCCCTGACTCGCTCGATGTTTCAGATCGGTGTCTTCTCCAACAAGGCAGCCATCGGCGGCGCGATCGGGATGCTCGTCTTGCAGGTTCTGTTTGCCCACGCCCCGCCGATGAATCAACTGTTCGGCACCGCCCCGCTTTCGTGGGGGGTCTGGCTGTTGATTGTTGCGTTCGGCGTCGCGCTCTATACCATCGTCGAGATCGAGAAATATCTCGTCGGCTACATCTTGCAGGGTGATTCCTTCAAACCGATACCGCATCATCACGAAACGCCTGGGTCGGACCACGGCCGATCCTCGAGTCAGGATTGA